In the Halosolutus gelatinilyticus genome, GAAATCGTCCGGATGCGGGGGTGGAACCGGGGGATGTGGTACGACGAAACCGGGCTCCCATTCGTGCCGCCGTCGCCGAACATGCCGACGACGGAGACGGCGACCATCTATCCTGGGATGGTGTACTTCGAAGCGACGACCCACTCGGAGGGCCGCGGGACGACGAAGCCCTTCGAGTACGTCGGTGCCCCGTGGATCGACGGCCAGGAATGGGCTGACGCCCTGAACGACCTCGGACTCCCCGGCGTCCGGTTCCGCCCGGTATGGTTCGAGCCGACGTTCGACGATCACGAGGGGGAGAACGTGAGCGGCGTCCAGACGCACGTCGTCGACCGGTCCAGCGCCCAGCCCGTCCGCGTCGGCCTGGCGATGCTCGTCTCCGCGTTCCTCGGGTACCCCGAGAGCGAGTGGCTCTCGTGGGGGGACACATACGCGATCGATACCCGGGCGAACGGCAGCGAACTCCGCGAGACCATCGACGAGGCGGAGCCCAGTACGGACCCGCTGGCGCTGGCAGACCAGATCCGGAGCGGCTGGGAGGACGATATCGACGAGTTCCGTGACGTCAGAGATCCGCACCTCCTCTACGACGATCGCTGGCGCGGTCGCCGGAACGGAAACTGACGCGGCCGGCCGATCGCCGCGACCCGATCGATTCGCGAATGCGCGGCGAAGACCGCGTCGGACGCCGCGAAGCGCCGCGCCGCGACACCGGCTACGGGTAGCTGTCCGTCTCGTAGAGCGTTCGTTCGAACGTTCGATCTAACCCGGCGGTCATCCCGCCGTCCACGGGGAGCACGACGCCGTTGACGAACGACGACCGATCGGACGCCAAAAAGCGGACCGCCGACGCGACTTCCTCCGGGCGTCCGAACCGGCCGCCGGGGTACTGATCCTTCAATTGCGTCCAGACGGCGTCGTCCCACTCCGCTTCGCGATGGGCGCGTCGCGACCCGGTGTCGATCGTTCCCGGGCAGACGACGTTCGATCGGATTCCGTACCCGCTGTACTGCGTAGCGACGAGCCGAGAGAGCCCGTGAATTCCGGCTTTTGCAGCCGAATAGCCCGTCAGGCCGATCCCGGTGAGCCCGTTGACCGAGGAGACGTGCACGATCCGGCCGCCGCCGCCGTCGATCATGCGCGGGAGGGCCGCGCGGGTGCAGAGAAACGGACTGGTGAGGTTGAGATCGATGTTCGCCCGCCACGTGTCAGGGTCCACCTCGTGGGCCTTTCCGTCGTTCAGTTCCCCGCCGGCGTTGTTGACCAACACGTCGGGACCGCCGTACTCTGCCTCGACGGCCGCCATCAGCGTTTCGGCGGACGCGGCGTCGGTCACGTCCGTTTCGACGAATATCCCCTCGCCGCCCGAATCGCGGATCGATCGGGCGGTTGATTCGCCGCTCGCCTTGTCGATTTCGGCGACGATCACGGACGCGCCGGCCGCCGCGAGTTCGGACGCGATCGACGCACCGATGCCGGACCCTGCGCCGGTTACCACGGCGGTTTCGCCGCTCAACGTATCGTCGGACATACTGCGAGGTACAGCGACGCGCGGGATAGTAGTTACGTTCAGTGACGATCGAACCGAAGCGGGACACCGTCGATCGCTTCACTCCAGCGCGGTCCGAAGGATCTCGATCTCGAGGTGCCGTTTCTATCAATCTATCGTGAACGCACTCACACGTATAACTCGTGTTAGAACTCCGTCGAGTGTCCGCGAGTGAAAGCCGCGTCAGGAGGAATCACGATCGGCCGTAGATCGAGTACTCGCGCGCGAGCGGTCCGAACGCCGCCAGTTCATCGTCCCACTGTGATCGGAGCCGATCGATCGCAATCCACGGCGCGACGCCGCGTCGAACCTCGGAGATCCGCTCGCGAACCGCTGACCCGCCCAGCAGATCGTCGATGACGTATCCGGCGGACCCGTTCAGCCACTCGCAATCCGAGTACTCCCGAAAGACCGTCGCGAGCATCGCGATGCCGGCGTCCACCGGATCGAACGCCGACCGATCGACGACGTGAATCTGAACGCCTTCGACGTCCTGGCGTTCGTGTTTCGAGAACAGCGGCCTGAAGTACGCCGGCCGAAACTTGACGCCCGGGAGATCGAGTTCGTTCAACTGGGTCGCCCAGTCGGGCGCGTGAATCCACGGGGCGCCGACGAGTTCGAACGGTAACGTCGTCCCGCGACCTTCGGAGAGGTTCGTTCCCTCGAACATACACGTTCCGGGGTAGACGAGCGCTGTCCGCAGATCCGGCATGTTCGGCGACGGCGGCACCCAGGGCAGCTCGTACTCGTCGAACCACCGTTCGCGGGTCCAGCCGTCCATCGTGACGACGCTGAGGTCGGCATCGATCCCGAACTCGTCGTTGAAGAACCGCGCGAGTTCGCCGATCGTCATCCCGTGGACGATCGGAAGCGCGGTCCCGTCGGGGCCGTCGGCGATCCCGCCGCGGTGACCAAGCGGCGCGATCGGATTCGGCCTGTCCAGCACGACGACCGGCGTCGCGGCGTCGGCGGCGACCGAGAGGACCCGCTCGAGCGTTTGCACGAAGGTGTAAAATCGAGTGCCGACCTCCTGAATATCGTAGACGAGGAGGTCGAGCGGTTCGATCTGCGCCGCCGAGCCGGTCTTGGTTCGCCTGGAGAGGTTGTACACCGGAACGCCGGTCCGCTCGTCGACGCGGCCGTCCACGCCGGCCCGCGAGTTTTCGTTGCCGCGGATTCCGTGCGTCGGCCCGAACAACGCCTCGAGTCGTATAGTGTCGCTTCGATGGAACAGATCGATCGTCGATTCGAGGTCGCTCGTCACGCCAGAGGGGTTGGTTACGAGACCGATCGTCGAGGGACGGGTTCCGTCCCGCCGTTCCAGAAAGGACTCTACGCCGAGTGTCGCCGTCGAGCGGGTCCGCGTCATTTGTCGAGTCGGTACCGTTTGATCTCGTCCTCGTCGACGGTGACGCCGAGCCCGGGACCGTCCGGAACCGAGTAGGCACCGTCTCGCAGTTCGAACGGATCCTC is a window encoding:
- a CDS encoding SDR family NAD(P)-dependent oxidoreductase, producing MSDDTLSGETAVVTGAGSGIGASIASELAAAGASVIVAEIDKASGESTARSIRDSGGEGIFVETDVTDAASAETLMAAVEAEYGGPDVLVNNAGGELNDGKAHEVDPDTWRANIDLNLTSPFLCTRAALPRMIDGGGGRIVHVSSVNGLTGIGLTGYSAAKAGIHGLSRLVATQYSGYGIRSNVVCPGTIDTGSRRAHREAEWDDAVWTQLKDQYPGGRFGRPEEVASAVRFLASDRSSFVNGVVLPVDGGMTAGLDRTFERTLYETDSYP
- a CDS encoding exo-beta-N-acetylmuramidase NamZ family protein gives rise to the protein MTRTRSTATLGVESFLERRDGTRPSTIGLVTNPSGVTSDLESTIDLFHRSDTIRLEALFGPTHGIRGNENSRAGVDGRVDERTGVPVYNLSRRTKTGSAAQIEPLDLLVYDIQEVGTRFYTFVQTLERVLSVAADAATPVVVLDRPNPIAPLGHRGGIADGPDGTALPIVHGMTIGELARFFNDEFGIDADLSVVTMDGWTRERWFDEYELPWVPPSPNMPDLRTALVYPGTCMFEGTNLSEGRGTTLPFELVGAPWIHAPDWATQLNELDLPGVKFRPAYFRPLFSKHERQDVEGVQIHVVDRSAFDPVDAGIAMLATVFREYSDCEWLNGSAGYVIDDLLGGSAVRERISEVRRGVAPWIAIDRLRSQWDDELAAFGPLAREYSIYGRS